In Sparus aurata chromosome 3, fSpaAur1.1, whole genome shotgun sequence, the following are encoded in one genomic region:
- the evx1 gene encoding homeobox even-skipped homolog protein 1, whose protein sequence is MESREEMVMLPEGGKLGKSASNLTEAIGSPAREPQGKPGHRSCLSPGAAPYSRDRTEVVMEESARRNLCADMRPVGTSSSGERHRIDHRHKDGSSSDTESDFYEEIDVSCTPESMDYPSAKGRNVDSPGHHPNETGSDPGTNVPGQGSLSYSADQIRRYRTAFTREQIARLEKEFYRENYVSRPRRCELAAALNLPETTIKVWFQNRRMKDKRQRLAMTWPHPADPAFYTYMMSHAAATGNLPYPFPSHLPLPYYSHLGVGAGSAPAASAFPNPLRSIDSFRMLSHPYQRPELLCAFRHPSLYPGPTHGLGPGGSPCSCLACHSSQSNGISTRPSASDFACSPTSRTDAFVTFTPSVLSKSSSVTLDQREEVPLTR, encoded by the exons ATGgaaagcagagaggagatggTGATGCTGCCGGAGGGAGGTAAGCTTGGCAAGAGCGCCTCTAATTTGACGGAAGCCATCGGGAGCCCCGCGCGAGAACCGCAGGGGAAGCCGGGCCACAGGAGCTGTCTGAGCCCCGGCGCTGCGCCCTACTCCCGGGACAGGAcggaggtggtgatggaggagagcgCAAGGAGGAATTTGTGCGCCGATATGAGGCCAGTCGGCACGTCTTCCTCCGGAGAGAGGCACCGGATTGATCATCGCCACAAAGACGGCAGCAGCTCAGACACCGAGTCGGACTTCTACGAGGAAATTGATGTCAGCTGCACGCCTGAAAGCATGGACTACCCCTCAGCTAAAG GTCGAAATGTGGATTCTCCGGGCCATCATCCAAATGAGACCGGTTCTGACCCGGGTACGAATGTCCCGGGTCAGGGCTCTCTGTCTTACTCGGCGGATCAGATTCGCCGGTACCGGACCGCGTTCACCCGGGAGCAGATCGCGCGGCTGGAGAAGGAGTTTTACCGGGAGAACTACGTGTCCAGGCCGCGGAGATGCGAGCTGGCGGCCGCCTTAAATCTACCTGAGACCACAATCAAG GTGTGGTTTCAGAACCGCAGGATGAAAGACAAGCGCCAGCGTCTGGCCATGACGTGGCCTCATCCCGCCGACCCGGCCTTCTACACCTACATGATGAGCCACGCGGCCGCCACGGGCAACCTGCCCTACCCCTTCCCGTCACACCTGCCGCTGCCTTACTACTCCCATCTGGGTGTCGGAGCCGGCTCGGCTCCGGCCGCCAGCGCTTTCCCCAATCCCCTGCGCTCCATCGACAGCTTCCGGATGCTGTCTCACCCCTACCAGAGGCCGGAGCTGCTGTGCGCCTTCAGACACCCCTCCCTGTACCCGGGTCCGACCCACGGCCTCGGTCCAGGAGGAAGCCCCTGCTCCTGCTTGGCCTGTCACTCCAGTCAATCCAACGGGATCTCAACCAGGCCCTCCGCCTCGGACTTCGCTTGCTCCCCAACTAGCAGGACTGACGCTTTTGTCACTTTCACGCCTTCAGTTCTCAGCAAATCCTCATCTGTGACTTTAGACCAGAGGGAAGAAGTGCCTCTGACcagataa